From Candidatus Protochlamydia phocaeensis, one genomic window encodes:
- a CDS encoding exonuclease domain-containing protein: MLAIFLDIEATGLDSFHHRVLEIAFKVVDVHSGEEKLTYQSIVKQPLEVWERRDPVSIQINGFTWEKVLLGQEEKAVGKEIVQIFTDLKIERGKAVYICQNPAFDRGFFSQIVDVYTQEQHHWPYHWLDFASMYWALQVKQFSQIHESFPSEINLSKNAIAQHYQLPIETSPHSALNGVNHLILCYRTVVGFGLATANK; the protein is encoded by the coding sequence ATGCTAGCTATTTTTTTAGATATTGAAGCGACAGGCTTGGATTCCTTTCATCACCGGGTATTGGAAATTGCTTTTAAGGTTGTGGATGTTCATTCTGGAGAAGAAAAACTCACCTATCAAAGCATCGTCAAGCAGCCTTTAGAAGTATGGGAAAGGAGAGATCCCGTCAGCATTCAAATCAATGGTTTTACCTGGGAAAAAGTGCTTCTTGGACAAGAAGAAAAGGCCGTGGGCAAGGAAATCGTCCAAATTTTTACGGACCTAAAGATTGAAAGGGGAAAGGCAGTTTACATTTGTCAAAATCCGGCTTTCGATAGAGGCTTTTTTTCTCAAATTGTGGACGTCTATACGCAAGAGCAGCATCATTGGCCCTACCATTGGCTCGATTTTGCCTCGATGTATTGGGCGTTGCAAGTCAAGCAGTTCTCGCAAATTCATGAATCTTTTCCTTCCGAAATTAATTTATCCAAAAATGCAATTGCTCAGCATTATCAGCTACCTATTGAAACAAGCCCTCATAGTGCTCTTAATGGTGTGAATCACTTGATTCTATGCTATCGGACAGTGGTGGGATTTGGATTGGCCACAGCAAATAAATAA
- the nusB gene encoding transcription antitermination factor NusB has product MALSQQKFREIVFQLLYSQDIGHPHEDVMIELIMAELSVSKKNVRLAQEKVNQIIEKLSEIDRLISSVSTSYDFDRIQIVTKNILRLGVFELFFDSGIPPKVAIAEAIRLSRKFSTPESASFVNALLDNLYQASLGAPVDACHLERQSQTLVQSEQAIADLSKENLYQLKPDEDIPSDNP; this is encoded by the coding sequence ATGGCATTATCACAACAAAAATTTCGCGAGATCGTTTTTCAACTTCTCTATAGCCAAGATATTGGCCATCCGCATGAGGATGTAATGATTGAATTAATCATGGCAGAGCTCTCCGTTTCAAAGAAAAACGTTCGTCTAGCTCAAGAAAAAGTCAATCAGATCATTGAAAAACTATCCGAAATAGATCGATTGATTTCTTCTGTTTCCACTTCTTATGACTTTGACCGCATTCAAATTGTCACAAAAAACATTCTACGTTTAGGTGTATTTGAACTCTTTTTTGATTCTGGAATTCCACCCAAAGTCGCCATTGCAGAGGCCATCCGCTTATCACGCAAGTTTAGTACGCCAGAATCTGCCTCCTTTGTCAATGCTCTCTTAGACAATCTTTATCAAGCGAGCTTAGGCGCTCCTGTCGATGCCTGCCATTTGGAAAGGCAAAGCCAAACCCTTGTTCAAAGCGAACAAGCCATTGCTGATTTGTCCAAAGAAAATCTTTACCAATTAAAGCCGGATGAAGACATCCCCTCTGATAACCCTTGA
- the murB gene encoding UDP-N-acetylmuramate dehydrogenase, which produces MKTSPLITLDQLEQGRLLKDLTTFGIGGPAKYFIEVDGIPAMQDLLAYCHAHQIRYFILGKGSNTLFDDRGFNGMVIANRINFLEKPEEDCWHVGAGYSFSLLGSQTARQGWSGLEFASGIPGSVGGAVYMNAGANGRETSETLVSVDYVTPEGRLICLEKSDLTFRYRFSSFQQRTGAIVGATFRLTASDSAREKQLEIIHYRKKTQPYKAKSAGCVFRNPDCGHAGALIEKSGLKGKSEGGAQVSSIHANFVINTGNASSQDVLSLVDSIQQEVKKQMGISLESEIRYIPYDQGDFHPL; this is translated from the coding sequence ATGAAGACATCCCCTCTGATAACCCTTGATCAATTAGAGCAAGGCCGTCTTTTAAAGGATCTGACAACTTTTGGTATAGGCGGGCCTGCCAAATATTTTATTGAAGTGGACGGCATTCCTGCAATGCAAGATCTCCTCGCTTATTGCCATGCCCATCAGATACGTTATTTTATTTTAGGTAAAGGATCGAATACCTTATTCGATGACCGGGGCTTTAATGGCATGGTGATTGCCAATCGCATTAATTTTTTAGAAAAGCCTGAGGAAGACTGCTGGCATGTAGGGGCAGGGTATAGCTTTTCTTTATTAGGCTCTCAGACAGCCCGCCAGGGTTGGTCCGGATTAGAATTCGCTTCAGGAATTCCGGGAAGCGTGGGCGGGGCTGTTTATATGAATGCAGGGGCGAATGGACGGGAAACTAGCGAAACATTGGTCAGTGTGGATTATGTGACTCCCGAAGGCCGGTTGATTTGCTTGGAAAAATCGGATTTGACCTTTCGCTACCGCTTTTCTTCCTTCCAACAAAGGACGGGAGCCATTGTCGGCGCAACATTCCGTTTAACAGCTTCCGATTCCGCCCGTGAAAAGCAGTTAGAGATCATTCACTATCGCAAGAAGACCCAGCCCTATAAAGCCAAATCGGCAGGGTGTGTCTTCCGCAATCCCGATTGCGGGCATGCCGGCGCTTTAATCGAAAAAAGCGGGCTCAAAGGCAAAAGCGAAGGAGGAGCACAAGTCTCTTCCATCCATGCCAATTTTGTCATTAATACAGGAAACGCTTCTTCGCAAGATGTCTTATCCCTCGTCGACTCCATCCAACAGGAAGTCAAAAAACAAATGGGCATTTCCTTAGAAAGTGAAATCCGCTACATCCCTTATGACCAGGGAGATTTCCATCCTTTATGA
- a CDS encoding PHP domain-containing protein translates to MNDFRADLHCHSTCSDGTYTPQKLIELAIEKQLQGLSITDHDTIAAYKEAMPLAQERHFPLISGVEFSAVHRQTSIHILAYSFPLHSGQIDEFCARHAQRRSKRNQAIINRLSLRGMPLSEEDLQALPYPASSIGRPHIALAMLKKGYVSSIQQAFQDHIGEGKPCYEGGESFSIEETLAVIHQAKGLAVIAHPHLIGNVKVLRDLLDMNFDGIEGYYGRFPLSEHKRWIKIGARKGWLITGGSDFHGEIKPALPLGSSWVNEETFSILHNHFKNNQIHSSL, encoded by the coding sequence ATGAATGATTTTCGCGCCGATCTGCATTGCCATAGCACTTGCTCTGACGGAACATATACTCCGCAAAAGCTAATTGAATTAGCCATTGAAAAACAGCTGCAGGGCCTTTCCATCACGGACCACGACACCATCGCAGCTTATAAAGAGGCAATGCCTTTGGCGCAGGAGCGTCATTTCCCCCTTATCTCCGGCGTTGAATTCTCCGCCGTTCACCGGCAGACCAGCATCCATATTTTAGCCTATAGCTTTCCTTTGCATTCCGGCCAGATTGACGAATTCTGCGCCAGACATGCTCAAAGGCGCTCTAAACGCAATCAAGCCATTATCAACCGCCTCTCTTTGCGAGGGATGCCTTTAAGCGAAGAAGACTTGCAAGCGCTGCCGTATCCGGCTTCGAGCATAGGACGCCCCCATATTGCCTTAGCCATGTTAAAAAAAGGCTACGTTTCTTCCATCCAGCAAGCTTTTCAAGACCATATTGGAGAAGGAAAGCCTTGTTATGAGGGCGGAGAATCTTTCAGCATAGAGGAAACACTGGCAGTCATCCACCAGGCCAAAGGCTTGGCCGTCATCGCCCATCCTCATTTGATCGGCAATGTGAAAGTCTTGCGTGACCTTCTTGATATGAATTTTGATGGAATTGAAGGATATTACGGGCGCTTCCCCTTATCCGAACATAAGCGTTGGATCAAAATCGGGGCTAGAAAAGGATGGTTGATTACCGGAGGATCCGATTTCCATGGAGAGATCAAGCCCGCTCTTCCCTTAGGAAGCTCATGGGTGAATGAAGAGACGTTTTCTATCCTACACAATCACTTTAAAAATAATCAGATCCACTCATCCCTATGA
- a CDS encoding bifunctional folylpolyglutamate synthase/dihydrofolate synthase codes for MTYSQLIQRLFQINLFGGAKLELQNCFKLQKLLNYPDRSFHTIHVAGTNGKGSVVTKIAAGLEHAGYRVGLYTSPHLSCFRERIRINKQMIPEEAIEELLPYLFNLAEAEQIPATFFELTTFLALLYFAREKVDFAVLETGLGGRLDATNIVSPLLSVITSISLDHTDILGPSIESIAKEKAGIIKPSTPVVIGPRVPHSQIQLIAEQLQSPCIAVKEGSSFFEEENRLIARASLQQLSSHFPLSSESIAKGLEAKQPCRFERVPGPHPIILDVAHNPDGLIHLFDAMHQHFPNRPIRVLFGLSKNKDLSRCLDILHSHAHHFHLVEAPNGRGVSCNQLKAELQALKVDNSRLSIHPSIAEGTVKAKEEAAAHGQALVVCGSFFIMSHVRQALGFVEPCDFIDLNERCLPSRLA; via the coding sequence ATGACTTATTCGCAGCTCATTCAACGCCTTTTCCAAATCAACCTTTTTGGAGGCGCCAAACTGGAATTACAAAATTGTTTCAAGCTTCAAAAGCTGTTAAATTATCCCGACCGCTCTTTTCATACGATCCATGTCGCGGGAACGAATGGGAAAGGGTCTGTCGTCACAAAAATCGCCGCCGGGCTTGAGCATGCAGGCTATCGGGTAGGCTTGTATACGTCTCCCCACCTCTCCTGCTTCCGAGAAAGGATCCGCATCAATAAACAGATGATTCCCGAAGAAGCTATTGAAGAGTTGCTCCCGTATTTATTCAATCTAGCGGAAGCCGAGCAGATTCCTGCCACTTTTTTTGAACTGACAACTTTTTTGGCTTTGCTGTACTTTGCCCGCGAAAAAGTTGATTTTGCGGTTTTAGAAACCGGGCTGGGCGGACGTTTAGATGCAACCAACATTGTCTCCCCGCTTCTTTCAGTCATCACCTCTATCAGCTTAGACCATACCGACATTCTAGGCCCAAGCATCGAATCGATCGCAAAAGAAAAGGCAGGGATCATTAAACCATCCACTCCCGTTGTGATAGGCCCTAGAGTCCCCCACTCCCAAATCCAACTCATTGCCGAGCAATTGCAAAGCCCATGCATTGCTGTAAAAGAAGGAAGTTCTTTTTTTGAGGAAGAAAATCGACTGATCGCACGAGCATCCTTACAGCAGCTTTCTTCTCACTTTCCCCTCTCTTCCGAATCAATTGCAAAAGGATTGGAAGCCAAGCAGCCTTGCCGTTTTGAACGCGTTCCCGGCCCTCATCCCATCATTTTAGATGTTGCCCACAATCCCGACGGACTCATCCATTTATTTGATGCGATGCATCAGCATTTTCCAAACCGCCCCATTCGTGTCTTATTCGGATTATCTAAAAATAAAGACTTAAGCCGCTGCCTCGACATTTTACACTCTCACGCTCACCATTTTCATCTTGTCGAAGCACCCAATGGAAGAGGCGTGTCTTGCAATCAACTGAAGGCCGAGTTGCAAGCATTAAAAGTCGACAACAGTCGCCTTTCTATTCATCCCTCTATCGCGGAAGGAACTGTAAAAGCGAAAGAAGAAGCGGCTGCCCATGGACAGGCGTTGGTTGTATGCGGATCTTTTTTTATTATGAGCCATGTCCGTCAAGCACTTGGATTTGTAGAGCCTTGCGATTTTATTGATCTCAACGAACGCTGCCTTCCCTCGCGCTTGGCCTAA
- the cydB gene encoding cytochrome d ubiquinol oxidase subunit II has product MSISNLIANLEFGWFTVFVVLLAGYAILDGFDLGVGMLHLFAKRDDERRIMLNSIGPVWDGNEVWFVTAGGALFAGFPDIYATMLSAFYLPVMVLLSGLVFRAVAIEFRSKEKMAWWRWGWDIAFSFASFVITLVLGVAIGNLIRGMKIDEHKEFIGTLSDLFHPYALLVGLLAVSLFLMHGSIYVLMKTEGEFHDKMRSRTNPCIIFFIICYAVTTMATLIYMPHMVQAFHDRPVFFVIAVINLLAVANIPREIYLGRDARAFLSSCVNMVCLLALYAIGTYPNVIRSFDRPDELSLTIYNSASSLRTLENLFLIALIGVPLVLSYTIAIYYIFRGKVKIDPHSY; this is encoded by the coding sequence ATGTCAATCTCTAATTTGATCGCCAATTTGGAATTCGGGTGGTTTACCGTTTTTGTCGTCCTGCTGGCCGGCTATGCCATTTTAGACGGCTTTGACCTGGGCGTCGGTATGCTCCATCTCTTTGCCAAAAGAGATGATGAGCGGCGCATCATGTTGAATTCAATCGGGCCTGTTTGGGACGGCAATGAGGTCTGGTTTGTCACTGCCGGAGGAGCGTTGTTTGCGGGTTTTCCGGATATTTATGCGACGATGCTATCGGCTTTCTATTTGCCTGTCATGGTTTTACTAAGCGGTTTGGTTTTCCGCGCCGTTGCCATTGAATTTCGCAGCAAAGAGAAAATGGCCTGGTGGCGCTGGGGATGGGATATTGCGTTTTCATTTGCCAGCTTTGTGATTACTCTCGTTCTAGGCGTGGCTATCGGCAACTTGATAAGGGGAATGAAAATAGATGAACATAAGGAATTTATCGGGACGCTTTCCGATCTTTTCCACCCTTATGCTCTCTTGGTGGGGCTATTGGCTGTTTCCTTATTCCTTATGCATGGATCTATCTACGTCTTGATGAAGACGGAAGGGGAGTTTCACGATAAGATGCGGAGCCGCACCAATCCTTGCATTATCTTTTTCATCATTTGCTATGCCGTGACAACCATGGCTACGCTGATCTATATGCCGCATATGGTGCAGGCTTTTCACGATCGCCCTGTCTTTTTCGTTATTGCAGTCATCAATTTATTGGCTGTGGCCAATATTCCTCGGGAAATCTATTTAGGCAGGGATGCGCGTGCTTTTCTGTCCTCTTGCGTCAACATGGTGTGCCTACTTGCCCTCTATGCGATCGGGACTTACCCCAACGTCATTCGCTCGTTTGACCGTCCTGATGAGCTAAGCCTGACCATTTATAATTCGGCTTCTTCGCTTAGGACATTGGAGAACTTGTTTTTGATCGCGTTGATTGGTGTGCCGCTTGTGCTGTCCTATACGATTGCTATTTATTATATTTTCCGGGGAAAGGTCAAGATCGACCCGCATAGCTATTAA
- a CDS encoding cytochrome ubiquinol oxidase subunit I, translating to MDVLILARLQFALTIMFHYIFPVLSIGLGLIMVIVEAIYLKTKNPLYLRMAQFWTKIFALTFAIGVATGIVMEFEFGTNWATYSRYVGDVFGSALASEGIFAFFLESGFLAVVIFGWNRVSPKMHFFSTLMVCLGAHFSAVWIVVANSWMQTPAGYHIVGEGLNARAEIIGFWEMVFNPSSVVRLGHVILGCWLAGAFLVISISAYYLLKKRHMEFARKSINIGLWVALVATILQAISGDSSGKVVAKHQPTKLAALEALYKTEEGAPLTIFGVVNSKEEKLDYALRIPKLLSFLSFGDANAEVKGLDQIPREDWPNVPVLFNVYRLMIGLWALMFFLAVVGLYLWRKRSLERHRWMLWLMAFSAIYPQLANQAGWYCAESGRYPWIVYGLLRISEGLSKSVTANQILGSIIMFMVVYTFLFILFIYLLNEKVKHGPEEGGEDISTPYHGLHHLVEGGKRDVNL from the coding sequence ATGGATGTTTTGATTCTAGCCCGCCTGCAGTTTGCTCTGACAATTATGTTCCATTATATCTTTCCTGTTTTAAGCATTGGCTTGGGATTGATCATGGTCATTGTCGAAGCCATTTATTTAAAAACGAAAAATCCCCTTTATTTGCGCATGGCGCAATTTTGGACAAAGATATTTGCTTTAACCTTCGCTATCGGCGTGGCAACAGGCATTGTGATGGAGTTTGAATTTGGAACAAATTGGGCGACCTATTCGCGCTATGTAGGCGATGTCTTTGGAAGCGCTTTGGCCTCGGAAGGGATCTTTGCATTCTTTTTGGAATCGGGATTTTTAGCAGTTGTGATTTTCGGATGGAATCGAGTCAGCCCCAAAATGCATTTCTTTTCAACTTTAATGGTCTGTTTAGGAGCGCATTTTAGCGCGGTTTGGATTGTCGTTGCCAATTCCTGGATGCAAACTCCGGCAGGATATCATATTGTTGGCGAAGGATTGAATGCACGCGCAGAGATCATCGGCTTTTGGGAAATGGTTTTTAATCCCTCTTCCGTTGTTCGCCTGGGCCATGTCATTTTAGGCTGTTGGCTGGCAGGCGCTTTTCTGGTCATCAGTATTTCTGCCTATTATTTACTCAAGAAAAGGCATATGGAGTTTGCCAGAAAGTCAATTAATATTGGCCTTTGGGTTGCGCTTGTAGCAACTATTTTGCAAGCGATCAGCGGGGACAGCAGCGGTAAAGTAGTGGCAAAACACCAGCCTACTAAACTTGCTGCTCTTGAAGCGCTCTATAAGACGGAGGAAGGTGCTCCTTTGACAATATTTGGCGTGGTCAATTCCAAAGAAGAAAAATTGGACTACGCGCTTCGGATCCCCAAGCTATTGAGCTTTCTCTCATTTGGCGATGCCAATGCAGAGGTAAAGGGGCTTGATCAAATCCCCCGTGAAGATTGGCCTAATGTGCCTGTGCTTTTTAATGTCTATCGTTTGATGATCGGGCTATGGGCGCTGATGTTTTTCTTAGCTGTCGTTGGTCTGTATCTTTGGCGCAAAAGGTCGCTGGAGAGGCATCGATGGATGTTATGGCTGATGGCTTTTTCCGCGATCTATCCGCAGCTTGCCAATCAAGCGGGCTGGTATTGCGCGGAATCGGGACGCTACCCTTGGATTGTTTATGGACTGTTGAGAATCTCAGAGGGCCTGTCCAAATCCGTTACCGCTAATCAAATACTGGGATCGATTATTATGTTCATGGTCGTCTATACGTTTTTATTTATTTTGTTTATCTATTTATTAAACGAAAAAGTGAAACACGGTCCGGAAGAAGGGGGAGAAGACATCTCTACTCCTTATCATGGTCTTCATCATCTTGTTGAAGGAGGGAAGCGCGATGTCAATCTCTAA
- the folP gene encoding dihydropteroate synthase, whose translation MMTQLMGILNMTPDSSFDQGRWFDPALAIQRGLQIVQEGADLLDIGGESTRPGAVPVSEQEELKRVVPLIQALRKEISIPISIDTMKATVAAASLEAGASLVNDVSGFRDPDMRKVAADAQVPICVMHMHETPITMQVNPSYSNGVVPFLIDWFKQKVDQLLDAGIKEKNIILDPGIGFGKTVADNVEIVQNLQKIKALGFPVLIGLSRKSFLGKIIHKSYPELLPASLAVNTLAILAQVDIIRVHDVAEHRDVIDLMKRLIPSQ comes from the coding sequence ATGATGACACAGCTAATGGGTATCCTCAATATGACTCCAGATTCCTCTTTTGATCAAGGACGCTGGTTTGATCCTGCCTTGGCCATTCAAAGAGGCCTGCAGATTGTTCAGGAAGGGGCCGATCTTTTAGATATTGGAGGTGAGTCAACCCGTCCGGGAGCGGTCCCGGTCTCTGAGCAAGAAGAGCTCAAACGTGTTGTTCCCCTTATTCAAGCATTGAGAAAAGAGATATCTATTCCTATTTCCATTGACACAATGAAAGCGACAGTGGCCGCAGCCTCTCTTGAGGCCGGTGCCTCCCTAGTCAATGACGTCTCTGGATTCCGAGATCCCGATATGCGAAAAGTGGCTGCTGATGCGCAAGTCCCCATTTGCGTCATGCATATGCATGAGACTCCAATCACAATGCAGGTCAATCCTTCTTATTCAAATGGGGTCGTGCCGTTCTTAATCGATTGGTTCAAGCAAAAAGTTGACCAGCTTCTGGACGCCGGCATCAAGGAAAAAAATATTATTTTAGATCCTGGTATTGGATTTGGAAAAACCGTTGCCGATAATGTCGAAATTGTACAAAATTTGCAGAAAATCAAGGCTCTGGGGTTTCCCGTATTAATCGGACTTTCACGCAAATCTTTTTTGGGAAAGATTATTCATAAATCTTATCCCGAATTACTGCCTGCATCCTTAGCCGTTAATACGCTAGCCATTCTTGCTCAAGTAGACATTATTCGCGTTCACGACGTGGCTGAACATCGCGATGTCATTGACTTGATGAAGCGCTTAATTCCAAGCCAATAA
- the cdaA gene encoding diadenylate cyclase CdaA — translation MWLFQLIVPGIEILIIAIILYYLLSFFWNTRAMDLLYGSLAFLGFFALSKWLNLPVLEKLMLYVVNVAVLALLIIFQPELRLALSKLSLKSKKYREITEFDKFLESIAQSIYRLSERRIGALVVLENQDSLEDLANRAVLINAQFSPELLESIFITTTPLHDGAVIIRGTTILSAATILPLADDSTHLSKSMGTRHRAGLGISQLTDALVIVVSEETGKVSIARDGIMTRGVKVDRFKGIIRSVFSPPKTSIPTTLNIWEQLKLWNR, via the coding sequence ATGTGGCTTTTTCAATTAATTGTTCCAGGAATAGAGATTTTAATCATTGCGATTATCCTCTATTACCTCCTGTCTTTTTTCTGGAATACGCGAGCAATGGACTTGCTTTATGGAAGCTTAGCTTTTCTAGGCTTTTTTGCTCTTTCCAAATGGTTAAATCTGCCTGTCCTAGAAAAATTGATGCTATATGTTGTCAATGTAGCGGTTTTGGCCTTGCTGATTATCTTCCAACCCGAACTGCGTTTGGCCTTATCTAAATTAAGCTTAAAAAGTAAAAAATACCGCGAGATCACTGAATTTGATAAATTTTTAGAAAGCATCGCCCAATCTATTTACCGCCTGTCCGAAAGGCGGATTGGAGCCTTGGTCGTCTTAGAGAACCAAGATTCTTTAGAGGATTTAGCGAATAGAGCGGTACTGATCAATGCGCAGTTTTCCCCCGAATTATTAGAATCTATTTTCATCACGACAACCCCCTTGCATGATGGAGCTGTCATTATCCGCGGAACAACCATTCTATCGGCAGCAACTATCCTGCCTTTAGCGGATGATAGCACCCATCTCTCTAAGTCAATGGGAACAAGACACCGGGCAGGGCTGGGAATCAGCCAGCTGACAGATGCCCTTGTCATTGTTGTTTCAGAAGAAACCGGTAAAGTATCTATTGCCCGCGACGGCATTATGACAAGAGGCGTTAAGGTCGATCGATTCAAGGGCATTATCCGCAGTGTCTTCAGCCCGCCGAAAACTAGCATTCCAACGACTTTGAATATTTGGGAGCAATTGAAATTATGGAATCGCTAA
- a CDS encoding RsmE family RNA methyltransferase: MPAERYFLEEELSLHARKILKDAEFHHLAHVMRTRKGEQVELVNGKGTLACASVQDILKDQAILIIEDIQTSHPPRPQAQLILAQALPKPDRLAFILEKGTELGVDEFWLFPGHLSGKKEFFPHQMERARALTIAAMKQCGRLDLPALIMKPALDKWDSLGGRAFFGDLDPQAPLFSQAWKSAAPLPPFIFFTGPESGWSQEEIALLKEKGAQGVKLHTNILRTDTASIAALSLMQHWLMEEGGLSP, translated from the coding sequence ATGCCAGCTGAACGCTACTTCTTAGAGGAAGAATTATCTTTACATGCCAGGAAAATATTAAAAGACGCAGAATTTCACCACTTAGCCCATGTAATGCGAACGCGTAAGGGAGAGCAAGTCGAGCTTGTCAATGGGAAAGGTACATTGGCTTGTGCCAGCGTTCAAGACATTCTCAAAGATCAGGCCATTTTAATTATAGAAGATATCCAAACCTCTCATCCGCCTCGGCCTCAAGCCCAGCTTATACTTGCCCAAGCGCTTCCAAAACCCGATCGGCTAGCTTTTATTCTGGAGAAAGGAACAGAACTGGGAGTGGATGAGTTTTGGCTCTTTCCGGGCCATTTAAGCGGCAAAAAAGAGTTTTTTCCCCACCAAATGGAACGCGCCCGTGCTTTAACAATTGCCGCAATGAAGCAATGCGGCCGCTTAGACCTTCCAGCTCTTATTATGAAGCCGGCCTTAGATAAATGGGACAGCTTAGGAGGGCGGGCTTTTTTTGGAGATTTAGATCCCCAAGCCCCTCTTTTCTCTCAAGCGTGGAAAAGCGCTGCGCCTCTTCCTCCTTTCATTTTTTTTACCGGTCCGGAAAGCGGATGGAGCCAGGAGGAGATCGCATTGCTCAAAGAAAAAGGGGCGCAGGGCGTTAAACTGCATACGAATATCCTGCGCACCGACACAGCTTCTATCGCAGCCTTAAGCTTGATGCAGCATTGGTTGATGGAAGAGGGCGGATTAAGCCCATAA
- a CDS encoding TolC family protein, with protein MKKNRLLIFLFFLILFIDGWGQEPLLLSLKQAEDLAIQNNYQLNASLHRLEQGYYSYKSSQAYFKPKVAFSSELSIGQDQHGLDSVLRLTQPLYDRVAFYNLKESQIQWEIARLDVQQQICDLLFQVREAYYTILLNQAHLAVDQVIINLWEEEIKRQERYLALGTSIPFELNQAKLHLKGAWSDYHTTQGKIKSSRISLLKILGILPDTVFDLTEQEIPLPPLQWQEYPLDQWRQWAFCYRPQLKQEQFFYLLSQNKVCRAKAENTPSLSAYANAGHHYVNNGFDGQPYIGLGVNVDWTLYDPTNKPRIRQAKEESKEAASNYYQSELEANAIIDDLLNEIEKFYLVYLNAQEGCALAEEGMQMATKKHQLGMMSSFEYRDAIKTLHEARQQINQAKFDLRNAYDRLIQQVGLDLKPH; from the coding sequence ATGAAAAAGAACCGGCTATTGATTTTTCTTTTTTTTCTTATTCTATTCATAGACGGATGGGGTCAAGAACCTTTGCTTCTATCTTTAAAACAGGCAGAAGATCTTGCCATTCAAAATAACTATCAGTTGAATGCAAGCTTGCATCGCTTAGAACAAGGATATTATAGCTATAAGTCTTCACAAGCTTATTTCAAACCGAAGGTGGCCTTTTCTTCCGAGCTTAGCATAGGACAAGACCAACACGGGTTGGATAGCGTTTTGCGATTGACCCAGCCTCTTTATGATCGTGTGGCATTTTATAATTTAAAAGAGTCTCAAATCCAATGGGAGATTGCCAGGCTAGATGTACAGCAGCAAATTTGCGACCTATTATTTCAAGTGCGGGAGGCTTATTATACCATCCTGTTAAACCAAGCTCATTTAGCTGTCGATCAGGTCATTATCAACCTTTGGGAAGAGGAAATCAAAAGGCAGGAGAGATATCTTGCGCTAGGGACTTCCATCCCTTTTGAATTGAATCAAGCAAAGCTGCATCTGAAGGGGGCGTGGAGCGACTATCATACGACGCAAGGCAAAATTAAAAGCAGCCGAATCAGCCTTTTAAAAATCCTTGGAATCCTTCCTGATACAGTCTTTGATTTGACAGAGCAAGAAATACCCCTTCCTCCTTTGCAATGGCAAGAATATCCCTTAGATCAATGGAGGCAATGGGCTTTTTGTTACCGGCCCCAGCTAAAACAAGAGCAGTTTTTTTACTTGTTATCACAAAATAAAGTATGCCGGGCGAAGGCTGAAAATACACCTAGCCTGAGCGCTTATGCAAATGCTGGCCACCACTATGTCAATAATGGATTTGATGGCCAACCTTATATCGGTCTAGGAGTGAATGTAGACTGGACGTTATATGATCCAACAAACAAGCCGAGGATCAGGCAAGCGAAAGAAGAAAGTAAAGAAGCGGCTTCAAATTATTATCAATCAGAATTAGAGGCAAATGCAATCATCGATGATTTGTTGAATGAGATCGAAAAATTTTATCTTGTTTACCTGAATGCTCAAGAAGGATGCGCATTAGCGGAAGAGGGAATGCAAATGGCGACGAAAAAGCACCAGCTTGGAATGATGTCTTCCTTTGAATACCGCGATGCCATTAAAACCCTACATGAGGCCAGGCAGCAGATCAACCAGGCTAAGTTTGACCTACGCAATGCATACGATCGATTAATCCAACAAGTGGGGCTGGATTTAAAACCGCATTGA